Proteins encoded by one window of Microbacterium testaceum:
- a CDS encoding SDR family NAD(P)-dependent oxidoreductase: MPQVVVITGGSRGIGRATALRFARAGARLVLVARDDEALASAAAECRARGAEVQTASIDLARADGPRRAADLALMRFGRIDVWVASASVFSYGSVEDTPDEVRDRVIETNLTGHMRAARAVIPHFRAAGRGTIVFVGSLYSQVAGPYVSSYVAAKHGLLGFTRSLRQEMLAHRGIRVKIVLPASIDTPIYQRAANSTGRTPFPLPPVVSADRVARAIVRVARGPRHEVGVGAAQFVTRPLQFFAPRVYDRFIRALQHALGLRRRPAAATTGAVLTPQHDPGAVSGGWSRIPLRRPR; the protein is encoded by the coding sequence ATGCCCCAGGTCGTCGTCATCACTGGAGGATCCCGCGGGATCGGCCGTGCCACCGCACTGCGTTTCGCCCGAGCGGGGGCGCGTCTCGTGCTGGTGGCCCGAGACGATGAGGCGCTCGCGTCGGCCGCGGCGGAGTGCCGAGCCCGCGGCGCCGAGGTGCAGACGGCGTCGATCGACCTCGCCCGCGCCGATGGCCCCCGGCGCGCTGCGGACCTCGCTCTGATGCGGTTCGGGCGGATCGACGTGTGGGTCGCCTCCGCCTCCGTCTTCTCGTACGGCTCTGTCGAGGACACCCCCGACGAGGTGCGCGACCGCGTCATCGAGACGAACCTCACCGGGCACATGCGCGCGGCCCGCGCCGTCATCCCCCATTTCCGCGCGGCGGGCCGGGGCACGATCGTCTTCGTCGGCTCCCTGTACTCGCAGGTGGCGGGCCCGTACGTCTCGTCCTACGTCGCCGCCAAGCACGGACTGCTCGGGTTCACGCGGTCGCTGCGGCAGGAGATGCTCGCTCATCGCGGCATCCGGGTGAAGATCGTGCTCCCGGCGAGCATCGACACGCCCATCTACCAGCGCGCCGCCAATTCGACGGGGCGCACGCCCTTCCCGCTCCCGCCGGTGGTGTCGGCCGACCGCGTCGCCCGGGCCATCGTGCGGGTGGCGCGAGGACCCCGACACGAGGTCGGGGTGGGAGCCGCGCAGTTCGTGACCCGCCCCCTGCAGTTCTTCGCTCCGCGCGTGTACGACCGCTTCATCCGTGCGCTGCAGCATGCCCTGGGGCTGCGCCGTCGCCCCGCCGCAGCGACCACCGGAGCGGTGCTCACCCCGCAGCACGACCCCGGCGCGGTGAGCGGGGGCTGGTCGCGCATCCCGCTGCGCCGCCCGCGCTGA
- a CDS encoding FAD-dependent oxidoreductase, whose protein sequence is MTEVLVVGAGPVGLALAADLRARGVDVALVERRTEVGAGTRAIGIHSPALALLEASGATDGILDRAVRIARGEAQADGRLLAAIHFDRLRARHPYVAALPQSDTIEVLTALAPPVRRGVTVEWLRQDGGGVRVGVAGGGELRAKVVVVASGWAGRSLVYRDGAVRTHHYPDRYVMADVTAPGGPIARVHLERDGVVESFPLPGGRRRLVAWAGREEVPDAAGFLHDAVARRTGLEVDTAGASTFGVRRAVAPALRRGRVIVVGDAAHEVSPIGGQGMNLGLLDALTLAPLLAPWVRAGDEAGLDRWERDRLASARHAARLAFLNTLLGRAAAPVAHAVRTAGLRAGLRGTGGALFTRAYAMRFDRAAPGT, encoded by the coding sequence ATGACTGAGGTCCTCGTCGTCGGCGCCGGCCCCGTGGGACTGGCGTTGGCCGCCGACCTGCGTGCGCGCGGCGTCGACGTCGCCCTCGTCGAGCGCCGCACCGAGGTCGGCGCGGGAACGCGGGCGATCGGCATCCACTCCCCCGCCCTCGCCCTGCTCGAGGCCTCGGGCGCCACGGACGGGATCCTCGACCGCGCGGTGCGGATCGCCCGCGGAGAGGCGCAGGCCGACGGGCGCTTGCTCGCCGCGATCCACTTCGACCGGCTGCGGGCGCGGCATCCGTACGTGGCGGCGCTGCCGCAGTCCGACACGATCGAGGTGCTGACGGCCCTGGCCCCGCCGGTGCGGCGCGGCGTGACCGTGGAGTGGCTGCGACAGGACGGCGGCGGCGTGCGGGTCGGGGTCGCGGGCGGCGGCGAGCTGCGCGCGAAGGTCGTGGTCGTGGCCTCCGGATGGGCGGGACGCTCGCTGGTGTACCGCGACGGGGCCGTGCGCACCCACCACTACCCCGACCGCTACGTCATGGCCGACGTCACCGCGCCGGGCGGACCGATCGCGCGCGTGCACCTCGAGCGCGACGGCGTGGTCGAATCGTTCCCCCTCCCCGGCGGGCGCCGACGGCTCGTCGCCTGGGCGGGTCGGGAAGAGGTTCCGGATGCCGCGGGCTTCCTCCACGACGCCGTGGCTCGACGCACGGGGCTCGAGGTCGACACCGCGGGCGCCTCGACCTTCGGCGTCCGGCGGGCGGTGGCTCCCGCACTGCGTCGGGGCCGGGTGATCGTCGTCGGCGACGCCGCGCACGAGGTGAGCCCGATCGGCGGACAGGGCATGAACCTCGGACTGCTCGACGCGCTGACCCTCGCGCCGCTGCTCGCCCCGTGGGTCCGCGCGGGCGACGAGGCGGGCCTGGACCGTTGGGAGCGCGACCGGCTCGCGTCCGCCCGCCACGCCGCGCGCCTGGCGTTCCTCAACACCCTGCTCGGTCGGGCCGCCGCCCCCGTCGCGCACGCGGTGCGTACCGCGGGGCTGCGCGCGGGCCTGCGTGGAACGGGCGGGGCGCTGTTCACCCGGGCGTACGCGATGCGGTTCGACCGGGCGGCACCCGGGACCTGA
- a CDS encoding helix-turn-helix transcriptional regulator gives MRRAIAHIEAHAKEPLTLEDIAVASGISSRGLQHAFRRALDTTPMEYLRLVRVVGAHEALRAGVPVSVAEVARRWGFSSASRFARYHRDHYGRNPAQVARMF, from the coding sequence GTGCGCCGCGCGATCGCCCACATCGAGGCGCACGCGAAGGAACCTCTCACGCTCGAGGACATCGCCGTGGCATCCGGGATCTCCTCCCGCGGGCTCCAGCACGCGTTCCGCCGCGCGCTCGACACGACGCCGATGGAGTATCTGCGCCTGGTCCGCGTCGTCGGCGCGCACGAGGCGTTGCGCGCGGGCGTCCCGGTATCGGTCGCCGAGGTGGCCCGGCGGTGGGGCTTCTCAAGCGCCTCGCGCTTCGCGCGCTACCACCGCGATCACTACGGGCGGAACCCCGCGCAGGTCGCGCGCATGTTCTGA
- a CDS encoding type III polyketide synthase, with amino-acid sequence MTARILSIGTALPDTRVDQSTLRDLFAAQPGFDRKAQRLVGAAFDAAAIDTRHVVLPQLAGGEGGALGVLDGDTLLMPPTGARNDEYRRTAPPLSAEASRAAIAGSGRTPDAITHVVTVSCTGMFAPGPDYHLVRDLGLSPTVERYHLGFIGCAAAIPALRLAARIVGDDPDAVVLVSCTELCSLHWQTSSHPDQIVAASVFADGAGAAVVASGDPSRAGFDLDGFATHVTDEGEKDMAWTVGDSGFEMTLTPEVPRIIGREISAIAADVIGDLDEVDAWAVHPGGRSILDRVESALSLDATALAPSREVLRQHGNMSSATLLFILRDLLADSARGDGDRVAALAFGPGLTVEAARLTLRRPAA; translated from the coding sequence ATGACCGCCCGCATCCTCTCGATCGGCACGGCCCTGCCCGACACTCGTGTCGACCAGTCGACCCTGCGTGACCTGTTCGCCGCACAGCCCGGATTCGACCGCAAGGCCCAACGTCTGGTGGGCGCCGCGTTCGATGCGGCGGCCATCGACACCCGCCACGTGGTGCTCCCGCAGCTCGCGGGCGGTGAGGGCGGAGCGCTCGGGGTCCTCGACGGCGACACCCTGCTCATGCCCCCGACCGGAGCGCGCAACGACGAGTACCGCCGCACCGCTCCGCCCCTTTCCGCGGAGGCCTCGCGCGCCGCGATCGCCGGGTCGGGACGGACTCCGGATGCCATCACCCACGTCGTGACCGTCTCGTGCACCGGGATGTTCGCGCCCGGACCCGACTATCACCTGGTCCGCGACCTCGGCCTCTCCCCCACCGTCGAGCGCTACCACCTCGGGTTCATCGGCTGCGCGGCGGCGATCCCGGCCCTGCGTCTCGCGGCGCGCATCGTCGGCGACGACCCCGACGCGGTCGTCCTCGTCTCGTGCACCGAACTGTGCTCGCTGCACTGGCAGACCTCGTCCCACCCCGACCAGATCGTCGCCGCCTCGGTGTTCGCCGACGGGGCGGGGGCCGCGGTCGTGGCATCCGGAGACCCCTCCCGGGCGGGCTTCGACCTCGACGGTTTCGCGACGCACGTGACCGACGAGGGCGAGAAGGACATGGCGTGGACCGTCGGCGACTCGGGGTTCGAGATGACGCTGACCCCCGAGGTTCCGCGCATCATCGGCCGCGAGATCTCGGCGATCGCCGCCGACGTGATCGGCGACCTCGACGAGGTCGACGCGTGGGCGGTGCATCCCGGCGGACGCAGCATCCTCGACCGGGTGGAGAGCGCCCTGTCGCTGGATGCCACGGCCCTGGCCCCCTCGCGGGAGGTGCTGCGTCAGCACGGCAACATGTCGAGCGCGACGCTGCTGTTCATCCTGCGCGACCTGCTCGCGGACTCCGCGCGCGGCGACGGAGACCGCGTCGCGGCTCTCGCGTTCGGCCCGGGGCTCACGGTGGAGGCGGCGCGTCTGACACTGCGCCGCCCGGCGGCGTGA
- a CDS encoding aldo/keto reductase produces the protein MQQRPLSRTGREVSAIGLGTWQLGADWGDVSEDDARAVLAGSADAGVTLFDTADVYGDGRSEQTIGAFLKSRDADDVTVATKMGRREDQVPENYVMENFRVWLDRSRRLLGTETLDLVQLHCPPSAVIDDDATWDALDQLVSEGVIAAYGASVETMDQALSALRRPNLTNLQIIFNPFRLKPLDEVLPLAAEKNVAVFARVPLASGLLSGTYARSTTFAENDHRSYNRNGEAFDKGETFSGVPFDEGVAAADELKASLPEGIGLPAATVAWIASREGITSVIPGARSTAQAQANAAAADLLEGGFDLDAFDALVHDVYDRRLRAEIHPQW, from the coding sequence ATGCAGCAGCGTCCCCTCTCCCGTACCGGCCGCGAGGTCTCGGCCATCGGCCTCGGCACCTGGCAGCTCGGCGCCGACTGGGGTGATGTCAGCGAAGACGACGCGCGCGCCGTCCTGGCGGGCTCCGCCGACGCCGGCGTCACCCTCTTCGACACCGCCGACGTCTACGGCGACGGCCGGTCCGAGCAGACCATCGGGGCGTTTCTGAAGAGCCGGGATGCCGACGACGTCACCGTCGCGACCAAGATGGGCCGTCGCGAAGACCAGGTGCCCGAGAACTACGTGATGGAGAACTTCCGCGTGTGGCTCGACCGGTCGCGGCGCCTTCTCGGCACCGAGACGCTCGACCTCGTGCAGCTGCACTGCCCGCCGTCGGCCGTCATCGACGACGACGCCACGTGGGACGCTCTCGATCAGCTGGTGTCCGAGGGGGTCATCGCGGCCTACGGCGCCTCGGTCGAGACGATGGATCAGGCTCTCTCGGCGCTGCGGCGACCGAACCTGACCAACCTGCAGATCATCTTCAACCCCTTCCGGCTCAAGCCTCTCGACGAGGTGCTGCCGCTCGCGGCCGAGAAGAACGTCGCCGTGTTCGCGCGCGTGCCGCTGGCGAGCGGACTGCTCTCGGGCACGTACGCCCGCTCGACGACGTTCGCCGAGAACGACCACCGCTCCTACAACCGCAACGGCGAGGCGTTCGACAAGGGCGAGACGTTCTCGGGCGTCCCGTTCGACGAGGGCGTCGCCGCCGCCGACGAGCTGAAGGCGTCCCTCCCCGAGGGCATCGGCCTGCCCGCGGCGACCGTGGCGTGGATCGCCTCGCGCGAGGGGATCACCTCCGTGATCCCGGGGGCCCGGTCGACGGCGCAGGCGCAGGCCAATGCGGCAGCGGCCGATCTTCTCGAGGGAGGGTTCGACCTCGACGCGTTCGACGCCCTCGTGCACGACGTGTACGACCGTCGCCTGCGCGCGGAGATCCACCCGCAGTGGTGA
- a CDS encoding ATP-dependent DNA ligase yields the protein MGTFIYESCVRNDFEDRLVAHLQVVVGNKLRRGEPFSFVWKDDISTGGGRTSVWVHPRSNLVFTFNGGRPPTLNRAWLEALMSTANSPTGLYVVPEPAEDAAPPESFA from the coding sequence TTGGGCACGTTCATCTACGAGAGCTGCGTTCGCAACGACTTCGAAGACCGTCTTGTCGCACACCTGCAGGTCGTCGTCGGCAACAAGCTGCGACGGGGCGAACCGTTCTCCTTCGTGTGGAAGGACGACATCAGCACGGGAGGCGGCCGCACCTCGGTGTGGGTCCACCCGCGCTCGAACCTGGTCTTCACCTTCAACGGAGGACGACCCCCGACCCTGAACCGCGCGTGGCTCGAGGCCCTCATGTCGACGGCGAACTCGCCCACCGGGCTCTACGTCGTGCCCGAGCCCGCCGAAGACGCCGCCCCGCCGGAGTCCTTCGCCTGA
- a CDS encoding glycosyltransferase has protein sequence MTRPVRVLSLYEGFFAGGARILHSDVVAGLASDGSQKHRVLSLTSAARRDASLQFARDDTRFRRLQDRGVRIDTFDRVAGDRPLAPEGFSRIELEHAARLFDEADVILSLKEQPLSLVVALERAGLLPDRPVAACLHRSDPTHSGPALGWLVEAADSGAVSATIACAESTSRAYARAGVSAGEAWVIDNGIDTRRFRPGTRAERRRIRGGLGIPDSAPVVLLAARFDAMKDPGLFLRAVAAHARTAPGTHYVVCGSGMTRTNPAFVSLLADSGVDDGVALHALGLREDMPELYRIADIVALTSAFGEASPLCLVEGAASGAVPVTTDVGDAARLVEGFGLVTGREVDAIVEAWGDALALGPALRAAALAARGRMDRGRMIADYRTTVEGLLVSRMLAA, from the coding sequence ATGACCCGACCCGTGCGCGTGCTCTCGCTCTACGAAGGCTTCTTCGCCGGAGGGGCGAGGATCCTGCATTCCGACGTCGTGGCGGGTCTCGCCTCCGACGGATCGCAAAAGCATCGCGTGCTGTCGCTCACCTCGGCCGCGCGCCGCGACGCTTCCCTCCAGTTCGCGCGCGACGACACCCGCTTCCGCCGCCTGCAGGACCGCGGGGTTCGCATCGACACCTTCGACCGTGTCGCGGGCGATCGACCGCTGGCTCCCGAGGGGTTCTCGCGGATCGAGCTGGAGCACGCCGCGCGACTGTTCGACGAGGCCGATGTCATCCTCTCGCTCAAGGAGCAGCCGCTGAGCCTCGTGGTCGCGCTCGAGCGCGCCGGACTGCTGCCCGACCGGCCGGTCGCGGCCTGCCTCCACCGATCCGACCCCACCCATTCCGGCCCCGCACTGGGCTGGTTGGTCGAGGCCGCCGATTCCGGCGCGGTGAGCGCGACGATCGCGTGCGCCGAATCCACCTCCCGCGCCTACGCGCGCGCCGGCGTCTCCGCCGGTGAGGCGTGGGTCATCGACAACGGCATCGACACCCGCCGCTTCCGCCCCGGCACGCGCGCCGAGCGCCGACGGATCCGCGGGGGTCTCGGCATCCCGGACTCCGCCCCCGTCGTCCTTCTGGCGGCGCGCTTCGACGCCATGAAGGACCCGGGGCTGTTCCTCCGCGCCGTCGCGGCTCACGCGCGGACCGCGCCCGGCACGCACTACGTGGTGTGCGGGTCGGGTATGACCCGCACCAACCCCGCTTTCGTCTCGTTGCTGGCCGACAGCGGTGTCGACGACGGGGTGGCGCTGCACGCCCTCGGGCTTCGCGAGGACATGCCGGAGCTGTACCGGATCGCCGACATCGTCGCGCTGACCAGCGCTTTCGGTGAGGCGTCTCCGCTGTGTCTCGTCGAGGGAGCGGCATCCGGAGCCGTCCCGGTGACCACGGACGTCGGAGACGCGGCGCGCCTGGTGGAGGGGTTCGGGCTCGTGACCGGGCGCGAGGTCGACGCGATCGTCGAGGCGTGGGGAGACGCCCTCGCCCTCGGCCCGGCGCTGCGGGCAGCCGCTCTCGCGGCCCGGGGGCGCATGGACCGGGGACGCATGATCGCCGACTACCGGACGACCGTCGAGGGCCTGCTCGTCTCGCGCATGCTCGCGGCCTGA
- a CDS encoding Hsp20/alpha crystallin family protein, producing the protein MATYDPFRDLDRLASTLLDARRGGGPRRMPMDLYRDGDHYVLAADLPGVDPGSVDIDVDGQLLTIRAERTLGSGEGVKWITRERETASFVRQLNLGQGIDTDGISASYRNGVLSVTIPVSEKAKPRRIAVSTDERDGVIEAHESTPQLIEQ; encoded by the coding sequence ATGGCCACCTACGACCCCTTCCGCGACCTCGACCGCCTCGCGTCGACGCTCCTCGACGCCCGCCGCGGCGGTGGTCCGCGACGGATGCCGATGGACCTCTACCGCGACGGCGACCACTACGTGCTGGCCGCAGACCTGCCCGGTGTCGACCCCGGCTCGGTCGACATCGACGTCGACGGCCAGCTGCTCACCATTCGCGCCGAGCGCACCCTCGGCTCGGGCGAAGGCGTCAAGTGGATCACGCGTGAGCGCGAGACGGCGTCGTTCGTCCGCCAGCTCAACCTCGGCCAGGGCATCGACACCGACGGCATCAGCGCGTCGTACCGCAACGGCGTGCTGAGCGTGACGATCCCCGTCAGCGAGAAGGCGAAGCCCCGCCGCATCGCCGTCTCGACCGACGAGCGCGACGGCGTCATCGAGGCGCACGAGAGCACGCCTCAGCTGATCGAGCAGTAA
- a CDS encoding methyltransferase domain-containing protein: MMDDPDCDPRALAATYRRFDLVNRLVSAWGHVYRTRVRPELRALGRPARVLDLGCGGGDVLVRLAGLAARDRFTVECVGADPDPRAISAARDRGRPGVRFVAQDSTALLAAGERFDLVISNHVLHHLDAAALASFTGDSLALSTGTVLHADIARGRLAYALYAVGIAPLSAGTFLRVDGLRSIRRSYRAPELAAALGSPWRVDTPAPFRVLAVARGEAGND, from the coding sequence ATGATGGACGACCCCGACTGCGATCCCCGGGCGCTCGCGGCCACCTACCGCCGCTTCGACCTCGTGAACCGCCTCGTCTCGGCCTGGGGGCACGTCTACCGCACGCGGGTGCGGCCGGAACTGCGCGCCCTGGGGCGCCCCGCGCGCGTTCTCGACCTGGGCTGCGGTGGAGGGGACGTGCTCGTGCGGCTGGCGGGTTTGGCCGCGCGCGACCGCTTCACGGTCGAGTGCGTCGGAGCCGACCCCGACCCGCGCGCGATCTCAGCCGCTCGCGACCGCGGCCGCCCCGGGGTGCGCTTCGTCGCGCAGGACTCGACGGCCCTGCTCGCCGCCGGGGAGCGTTTCGATCTCGTCATCTCGAACCACGTGCTGCACCACCTCGACGCGGCGGCGCTGGCGAGCTTCACCGGCGACTCGCTCGCCCTGTCGACCGGCACCGTGCTGCACGCCGACATCGCCCGCGGGCGTCTGGCGTACGCCCTGTACGCCGTCGGCATCGCGCCGCTGTCGGCGGGCACGTTCCTGCGCGTCGACGGCCTCCGTTCGATCCGCCGAAGCTATCGCGCGCCCGAGCTCGCCGCGGCTCTCGGCTCGCCCTGGCGCGTGGATACCCCGGCGCCGTTCCGGGTGCTCGCGGTCGCCCGCGGGGAGGCCGGGAATGACTGA
- a CDS encoding DUF2231 domain-containing protein, whose translation MSGTDAATPGPSTVSAPRSGASFPAMRAAKVPRAIVAGPYGHPFHPVAVTIPIGAWSSSLVFDLLSLAADDPRGFAQGSRWLIAIGLGGAVGASVLGLLDMSRIPKGTPAHRTALARTRSERASRPQPEAVHGTPDAMASGVLPGLVSAGGAAGCATSPRSPRRGRAAG comes from the coding sequence ATGAGCGGGACGGATGCCGCGACGCCGGGGCCCTCGACGGTCTCGGCGCCGCGGAGCGGGGCGAGCTTCCCCGCGATGCGAGCGGCCAAGGTGCCTCGGGCGATCGTGGCGGGGCCGTACGGGCACCCGTTCCACCCGGTGGCGGTGACCATCCCCATCGGGGCCTGGTCGTCGAGCCTGGTGTTCGATCTGCTCAGCCTGGCCGCCGACGATCCGCGTGGATTCGCGCAAGGCTCGCGCTGGCTCATCGCCATCGGGCTCGGGGGAGCCGTGGGCGCCTCGGTGCTCGGGCTGCTCGACATGTCGCGCATCCCGAAGGGCACCCCCGCTCACCGCACGGCGCTCGCGAGAACACGCAGCGAGAGGGCTTCGAGACCGCAGCCTGAAGCTGTCCACGGGACCCCGGATGCCATGGCATCCGGGGTCCTTCCCGGTCTGGTCAGCGCGGGCGGCGCAGCGGGATGCGCGACCAGCCCCCGCTCACCGCGCCGGGGTCGTGCTGCGGGGTGA
- a CDS encoding NAD(P)/FAD-dependent oxidoreductase, with protein MTDSPRIVVIGGGNAGLSVAGRLHRARLGEITVIEPRTTHVFAPLQSHIAGGTARASEASRPQADVIPPGVRWLRDEAFTVDADARRVHLVSGGRIDYDQLVVCAGMRMAWEQVPGLPEAMAAPTGISNYDYRLAAKASPVLRDLRSGTVVFTQPPEPASCGAAAQKPMYLACDWWRAIGVRDDIRVVFVCPDPVPFGVPAIDDELRRKLDEYGIEVRYSQDLRRVDADSRTLVIGRGDTEETMAYDVLHAVPPQRAPEWIAGSGLAASDDPHGFVDVDPETLQHVRHPQIWAVGDAATVATRRSGGAIRQQAKALVKNMKAAMAGRAPSAKYNGYSVVPFTVSRGTVVFAEFDRRGRLQPTVPFWRSLYRERRLSWLADRRILPWVYWHLILRGRA; from the coding sequence ATGACCGACTCCCCGCGCATCGTCGTGATCGGCGGCGGAAACGCCGGCCTGTCCGTCGCCGGGCGCCTGCACCGCGCGCGCCTCGGCGAGATCACCGTGATCGAGCCGCGCACGACCCACGTCTTCGCCCCTCTCCAATCGCACATCGCCGGAGGCACCGCGCGCGCGTCCGAAGCCTCGCGGCCGCAGGCCGACGTCATCCCTCCGGGAGTGCGGTGGCTGCGCGATGAGGCCTTCACGGTGGATGCCGACGCCCGGCGCGTGCACCTCGTCTCGGGCGGGCGGATCGACTACGACCAGCTCGTCGTCTGTGCGGGAATGCGCATGGCCTGGGAACAGGTCCCCGGTCTCCCCGAGGCCATGGCCGCCCCCACCGGAATCTCGAACTACGACTACCGGCTCGCCGCGAAGGCCTCCCCCGTGCTGCGCGACCTGCGCTCCGGGACGGTCGTCTTCACACAGCCGCCCGAACCCGCCTCCTGCGGAGCAGCCGCGCAGAAGCCCATGTACCTCGCGTGCGACTGGTGGCGGGCGATCGGGGTGCGCGACGACATCCGCGTCGTGTTCGTCTGCCCCGACCCCGTCCCCTTCGGGGTCCCGGCGATCGACGACGAGCTTCGCCGCAAGCTCGACGAGTACGGCATCGAGGTGCGGTATAGCCAGGATCTCCGACGGGTGGATGCCGACTCCCGCACGCTCGTCATCGGCCGGGGCGACACCGAGGAAACGATGGCGTACGACGTCCTGCACGCGGTCCCCCCACAGCGGGCGCCGGAGTGGATCGCGGGCAGCGGGCTGGCGGCATCCGACGATCCGCATGGCTTCGTCGATGTGGATCCCGAGACCTTGCAGCACGTGCGCCACCCGCAGATCTGGGCCGTGGGCGACGCAGCGACCGTCGCGACCCGACGCTCGGGAGGAGCGATCAGACAGCAGGCGAAGGCGCTCGTGAAGAACATGAAGGCCGCGATGGCGGGGCGTGCGCCCTCCGCGAAATACAACGGTTACAGCGTCGTCCCCTTCACCGTCTCGCGCGGCACCGTCGTGTTCGCAGAATTCGACCGGAGGGGCCGACTGCAGCCGACGGTGCCGTTCTGGCGCTCGCTCTACCGCGAGCGGCGACTGTCGTGGCTCGCGGATCGACGCATCCTGCCGTGGGTGTACTGGCACCTGATCCTGCGCGGCCGCGCCTGA
- a CDS encoding SRPBCC family protein, producing the protein MAQVIETVDVNVPVRVAYNQWTQFEEFPHFMSFVESITQKNETLTHWKVKIAGAEREFDAEITEQHPDERVAWNSVGGDENHAGVVTFHRLSDDETRVTVQIDWAPSGVLEKLGAVFGADDHSVKKDLENFKKYIESRGAESGAWRGDVS; encoded by the coding sequence ATGGCACAGGTCATCGAAACCGTCGACGTCAACGTTCCCGTCCGCGTCGCGTACAACCAGTGGACGCAGTTCGAGGAGTTCCCGCACTTCATGAGCTTCGTGGAGTCGATCACGCAGAAGAACGAGACCCTCACGCACTGGAAGGTCAAGATCGCCGGTGCCGAGCGCGAGTTCGACGCCGAGATCACCGAGCAGCACCCCGACGAGCGCGTCGCGTGGAACAGCGTGGGCGGCGACGAGAACCACGCGGGCGTCGTCACCTTCCACCGCCTGTCCGACGACGAGACGCGCGTCACGGTCCAGATCGACTGGGCGCCCTCCGGCGTTCTCGAGAAGCTCGGTGCCGTCTTCGGCGCCGACGATCACTCCGTGAAGAAGGACCTCGAGAACTTCAAGAAGTACATCGAGTCGCGCGGTGCCGAGTCCGGCGCCTGGCGCGGCGACGTCAGCTGA
- a CDS encoding UbiA family prenyltransferase gives MTDSVTPRSPLRALWGATHPGPTLVVTVLSLALGVAAGLETWRLAVLVAAVFAGQVSVGLSNDAIDGARDAAVGRTDKPIAGGAVTPERALAVAVASAILAVVLSLPLGPGLVAAHAVALASAWAYNAGLKSTPVSIAPFVLSFGLFPSFATLSLSPPMLAAWWASLAGAALGAAVHLTNVVRDLDDDRRTGVRGLPHRLGARRSVVLAAVGIAAGALAVFFGTDATALGVAFFVAVLALAVGAAVLVFVRPPGRAVFQLTMLAALVLAAQLVAA, from the coding sequence GTGACGGATAGCGTGACCCCGAGGTCGCCCCTGCGGGCCCTGTGGGGCGCGACCCACCCCGGGCCCACGCTCGTCGTGACCGTCCTGTCGCTCGCCCTGGGCGTCGCCGCGGGACTCGAGACCTGGCGCCTCGCGGTGCTGGTCGCCGCGGTCTTCGCCGGTCAGGTCTCGGTCGGTCTCTCGAACGACGCGATCGACGGTGCCCGCGACGCCGCGGTCGGACGCACCGACAAGCCCATCGCCGGGGGAGCGGTCACCCCGGAGCGCGCGCTCGCGGTGGCCGTGGCATCCGCGATCCTCGCCGTCGTGCTGTCGCTGCCGCTCGGACCAGGCCTCGTCGCTGCTCACGCCGTCGCTCTCGCCTCGGCCTGGGCCTATAATGCGGGGCTCAAGTCGACGCCCGTCTCGATTGCGCCTTTCGTGCTGAGCTTCGGACTCTTCCCCTCGTTCGCGACCCTGTCCCTTTCGCCGCCGATGCTCGCCGCGTGGTGGGCGTCGCTGGCGGGGGCGGCCCTCGGTGCCGCCGTCCACCTGACCAACGTCGTCCGCGATCTCGACGACGACCGCCGCACGGGGGTGCGGGGCCTGCCGCACCGACTGGGCGCGCGCCGTTCCGTGGTGCTCGCGGCGGTGGGGATCGCCGCCGGGGCGCTCGCCGTCTTCTTCGGGACGGATGCCACGGCCCTCGGCGTCGCCTTCTTCGTCGCCGTCCTCGCGCTCGCCGTCGGCGCCGCGGTGCTGGTGTTCGTGCGCCCTCCCGGGCGCGCGGTGTTCCAACTCACGATGCTCGCCGCCCTGGTGCTGGCCGCCCAGCTCGTGGCCGCCTGA